One genomic window of Eptesicus fuscus isolate TK198812 chromosome 6, DD_ASM_mEF_20220401, whole genome shotgun sequence includes the following:
- the MARCOL gene encoding MARCO-like protein, giving the protein MKAYLFLPFMFLVMFSVSSTQTLKTSVIKLEEGPQPALILERNNEANPQGGQKESNEKGDSNTQRKSEIFIFPGKPGYSNQPGKLGSLNQQGKPGILNQPGSLQGNSGESNQKASSEMSSEHEKPGSSLQQGKPGSSNQQGVSGSSSQQGKPGSFSQPGKPESPSQPGKPGSPSQPGKPGSPSQPGKPGSSSQPGKPGSSSQQGKPGSSSQQGKPGSSSQRGKPRSFYSQEERKNVGNQLDGNMESQNGKGSSKNPTVKIRCHSIYKPVCGSDGKTYGNRCLFNEAKRLSGGNLNLYHDGKC; this is encoded by the exons TGTCTTCAACACAGACTTTGAAAACAAGTGTTATTAAACTAGAGGAGGGTCCACAACCTGCACTTATCTTAGAGAGAAACAATGAAGCTAACCCTCAGGGGGGACAAAAAGAATCTAATGAGAAGGGTGATAGCAACACACAAAGAAAATCAGAGatctttatttttcctggaaAACCAGGGTATTCTAACCAACCCGGGAAACTAGGGAGTCTTAATCAGCAAGGGAAGCCAGGAATTTTAAATCAGCCTGGGAGTCTGCAAGGGAATTCAGGAGAATCTAACCAAAAAGCTAGTTCAGAAATGTCTAGTGAGCACGAAAAACCAGGATCATCTCTCCAGCAAGGGAAGCCAGGGTCTTCTAACCAGCAAGGGGTTTCAGGGTCATCTAGCCAGCAAGGAAAACCAGGATCTTTCAGCCAACCAGGAAAACCAGAATCACCCAGCCAACCAGGAAAACCAGGATCACCCAGCCAACCAGGAAAACCAGGATCACCCAGCCAACCAGGAAAACCAGGATCATCCAGCCAACCAGGAAAACCAGGATCATCTAGCCAGCAAGGGAAGCCAGGATCTTCTAGCCAGCAAGGGAAGCCAGGATCATCTAGCCAACGAGGAAAACCAAGGTCTTTTTACagtcaagaagaaagaaaaaatgtaggCAACCAGTTGGATGGCAATATGGAGAGTCAG AATGGCAAGGGCAGCAGCAAGAACCCAACTGTAAAGATAAGATGTCACTCTATCTACAAACCAGTCTGTGGTTCTGATGGAAAAACCTATGGTAACCGCTGTTTATTTAATGAAGCAAAAAG GTTGAGTGGTGGAAACCTGAATCTGTATCATGATGGAAAATGCTAA